TACTGAGCATTAATAAAGCTACTTTCCATTATCCTGAACTCAGGTTATTAATAAACAAAAAAACTCAGGGAAATGAATCCCTAAGTTTATATAATTAAAAATAAATGTTTTTTTTAAGCTATCTAAAATGAAGCTAGGCCGAATAAATATTATCCTTTTAATAAATTCTGGACATTTTCTTTATCGATAATGTCTTCGCGGAATTTATACTTGCCTGTTTTATCAGATTTAATTGGTCTGATCACTTTCACAAGAGTTGTTGCCTTTTTAAGACCAGCTACTACTTTCTTTGCCATTACTTAATTTCTTTATGAAGTGTGTGTTTTCTAAGGATAGGATTAAATTTCATTAACTCCATACGATCAGGAGTGTTTTTCTTATTCTTGGTGGTAATATAACGAGATGTACCTGGCTTTCCACTTTCTTTGTGCTCTGTACACTCAAGAATAATCTGTTGTCTTCCGCCTTTTGATTTCTTTGCCATTACTTTAATATTTTAGTACCCTCTTTTTCGAGTTCTTTTAAATACTGGTAAATA
This genomic window from Bacteroidota bacterium contains:
- a CDS encoding DUF4295 family protein, whose amino-acid sequence is MAKKVVAGLKKATTLVKVIRPIKSDKTGKYKFREDIIDKENVQNLLKG
- the rpmG gene encoding 50S ribosomal protein L33; this encodes MAKKSKGGRQQIILECTEHKESGKPGTSRYITTKNKKNTPDRMELMKFNPILRKHTLHKEIK